In bacterium, a single window of DNA contains:
- a CDS encoding Cyclic di-GMP phosphodiesterase, translated as MTARIWSVPDLPEDLPLPARLDALNGSCYLAAGSVVTAALKSALIARGIAGFVESAGEVLPAAGPVEVLPVTLDAGHLQRLLRSAFPSQTLPLEAEIAAQSFLRHLYAQPFAPLDKEYLAQLTSSLLDWAAGLPGPPVTLPGSGRPDSWLTEHVLHSAQWTAWIGQLLGLPRVLLQSVVTGALLRDVGQMAVDADWLYTNRRLDAAGRAQIADHPFYSVSWLSSFDYQDEEMLRTIRQHHERFDGQGYPLRLPGPRLSEGAQILTLADTLSAVASPRPWREARPLPEAVQALIQGAGTQFNPDLVRLFVQQVGPYPPGTLLELEGHRIAVVANSRGAHRWRPEVQVVTRLNGTIEWGPQLDMSQSTDRITRVVR; from the coding sequence ATGACTGCCCGAATCTGGTCGGTCCCGGATCTCCCGGAAGACCTCCCCCTCCCTGCACGACTGGATGCGCTGAATGGCAGTTGCTATCTCGCCGCAGGGTCAGTCGTGACAGCAGCGCTGAAATCGGCACTCATCGCCAGGGGCATTGCCGGATTTGTGGAATCCGCTGGTGAAGTGTTGCCCGCAGCGGGTCCGGTCGAGGTCCTCCCTGTGACCCTCGACGCCGGGCATCTGCAGCGACTTCTGCGCTCCGCCTTCCCATCGCAAACCCTCCCGCTGGAAGCTGAAATCGCTGCGCAGAGCTTCTTGCGACATCTCTATGCCCAGCCGTTTGCGCCCCTCGACAAGGAGTATCTGGCGCAGCTGACCAGTTCGCTGCTGGACTGGGCTGCGGGGCTGCCGGGACCGCCGGTCACACTGCCAGGGAGTGGACGTCCTGACAGCTGGCTGACCGAGCATGTCCTGCACTCGGCTCAATGGACCGCCTGGATTGGCCAGTTGCTGGGTCTGCCCCGGGTCCTGCTCCAGAGTGTGGTGACAGGTGCACTCCTGCGCGATGTCGGTCAGATGGCGGTCGATGCCGATTGGCTCTACACGAATCGGCGTCTTGATGCGGCAGGTCGGGCACAGATTGCCGATCACCCGTTTTACTCCGTCTCGTGGCTCAGCAGCTTCGACTATCAGGACGAGGAAATGCTCCGGACGATCCGGCAACATCACGAGCGCTTTGATGGCCAGGGCTATCCCCTGCGACTGCCAGGTCCGCGGCTCAGCGAAGGGGCGCAGATTCTGACGCTCGCAGACACGCTGTCAGCGGTGGCGAGTCCCCGCCCGTGGCGCGAAGCCCGGCCCCTGCCGGAAGCGGTCCAGGCTCTGATCCAGGGAGCGGGCACCCAGTTCAATCCGGATCTGGTGCGACTCTTCGTGCAGCAGGTGGGGCCGTATCCACCCGGGACGCTGCTCGAACTGGAAGGACACCGGATCGCGGTGGTAGCAAACTCGCGAGGAGCACATCGGTGGCGTCCGGAAGTTCAGGTCGTGACCCGACTGAATGGGACGATCGAATGGGGACCGCAGCTTGATATGTCGCAATCGACTGA